Genomic DNA from Methanofollis sp. W23:
CAAGCATTGGCAGCACAAAATAGTCGGCCCCGAAGGCGAAGACCACCACGTCCTGGTCCCGCGCCAGCCTGAGGATCTGGCGGGTGACCCGCGCCTGGTGCAGGGCCAGGTACCAGGCCCTGGCAAGATAGGGCCGTTCCACCTCCAGGTCAGGGACACGGACCAGGGCGCACTCGCCAGGAGGATAGGTCTTGTCAGGCTGCTGGGTGAGGATCCAGGTGACGTCCCTGGAGAGGGGGCAGAGGATCCTGACCAGTTTGAGGGCCGTATAATAGAGGTTCTGGTTCCTGAACCAGCGCGAGGTCACCAGGACCACGCGGGGCCGTACCTGGGTGTCTGTGATGGGGGGGCCGGGCATTATGTTCCCCCCTTCTCCTCAGGAGAAAAGACGCTCGTCCCGTCGTCCCCCCCGGTCCCTGGCACCCCCAGGATGTCGAGGACCGTGGGGCTGATGTCCATGAGGCCCAGGTGCGTCCTGGCAGGGCGGCGGGGGTCAGGGAGGCTGAGGAAGAAGACCGGGGTGTCGCCGCGATGGGAACCAGGATAAAAACTGTGGGTGGAGGAGGTGGAGATGACCGGGCCTTCGATCTCCCAGCCCGCGCCCAGGCCCTCTTTCAGTTTGAAGAGGATGTCAGGGTAGCGGTCGATGAACTCGCCGGCATACAGGGCCTCGCGGGTGGTCACCCACTCGAAGACCGGGTCCCCGGTCGAGGGGTGGGTCCAGGCCTGGAGGAGAGAGAGGATCGCCGCCCTTGCCTCGTCGTAGTCCTGGCCGTTCTGGAGGTGCGCTCTCTCGATGAGAATCCCGCCATAATTGTAGGCCTTGATCCCTGAGAGGTCGGTGCACCTGGCAACGGTCCGATCGAAATCGATGGACGTAGGGGTGGTGTACAGGTCTTTGATCCCCGGGTGCCTCCTGAGCAGGCGGAGTGCGGTCCCCCGCAGCCCTGTCCTCTGGACGAGGTCGGCCGCCGCCCGCTTCGCCTTCTCGCCGGTCCGCAGGAAGGGGGTGACGGCCCCTTCCCGTGCGGCGAGGAATCCTGCGGTCCGCAGGATCTCGTTGACATTTACCAGCCTGATCGGGCGCATCATGTGGCCGTGGTCGCTGACCACCATCACCGCCATCTCGTCTCCGGCGGCGGCAGTCAGGGTGCCGATGGCGGCGTCGTAGCGCCGATAAAAGTCGCGGATGGCATGACGGTAGGGGTTGTCCTCTCCAGGGAAGGTGGGGTCTGCCGGGTCGCAGAAGTTCCAGAAGATGTGCTGGACAAAGTCCAGTGCCGACGAGTACCAGAAGAAGAGGTCCCAGGGCTCTGAGCCGAGCAGGTGTCTGGCACATGCGACTTCGGCGTCCACCACCCCGCCGAGCCGGTCCAGGAAGGTCTGGTACTCGGGCCCTGAGTCAGGGATGCGGGTCGGCATCAGAAGCCCGGTCGCCTCGGTCCCGAGGTCGAGGGGTGCAGGAAAGGTCTCGACCTGGTCGTTGGCCGGGCTCCTGGCGACCATGGCCCCGTGGACCGGCCAGACCGGGAAGCCGATATGAGGGGTGACGACGCAGACCCTCCTGCCCGCGGCCCCGGCCGTGTCCCAGAAGGTGCGGCCCCTGAGCAGGGACGAGTCAAGGTGATTGCCCAGGTAGATCGAGGTCTTTTCCAGCGGGTCGACGAAATGCACCACCCCATGCCTGGCCGGGTTCTCGCCGGTATGGATGCTGGCCCATGCGGTGTCTGAGTCGGGCGGGAAGACCGAGTGAAGAGAATACGGAGATGAACGCGCCTTCATCGCCTGCAGGGCAGGCAGGTCGTCGATGAACTGGTCGACCAGTCTGGCGTCCATGCTGTCGATCCCGAGGACCAGGAGCCGCGTCATCTCCCCCCTCCTGCGTGGCCGATGACGGCCGCCCTGATCTCGTCGAGTGGACGCGTCCCGTCGAGGACGACCGCATCGATCGCCTCGGCCGCCCTGAGGTAGAGGTGCCGGCGCTCGCGCAGGTACTCGACCGACGGGGTATCGGTCTTGCGCGCCAACGCGACCTCCTCGGGGAGGTCGATGAGAAAGGTGAGGTCAGGGCTTGGAAACCGGTCCAGCATCCTGTGTATCGTCGACCTGATCGCCTCCTCAGAGTACTGGAAGTCGACGGCAAGATCGGTGAGCACGGTGTCCATGACATAGCGGTCGCAGATGAGGGTGCGCCGCCTGAAGGCGACCGGGAGGGAGACCTGGACGAGGAGTTGAAGGGTGTACTCCCAGAGGGCGAGGCGCTGGTACAGGGTCGCAAGCACGGTGTGGTCCCTGGATGCCTGCTGTTTGGACCCGGCGTACTCTCCATAGTTGGAAAAGGCGTCTTTGTCCCTGAAAAAGAAGAGACGCCCGAGATACATCACCGGCCTGAGAAGCACGGGCTGGTAGCGTCCATATACATATGCGGCATCAATGCCGCGGCTCTGCAGTTCTTCGACGAGGTCTCGTGCCAGCGTGGTCTTGCCGGACCCGTCGATCCCGGTGAAACAGATGATCGTTCCTTTTCTCATTGCATCTCCTCCCGCAGCCCGGTGTACAGCGCCGAGACCTCGCCGGCGACCAGGTCCCAGTCATAGGGGAGCACCATCTGCCTGGTCCCGACATGTTCCTCCTGTCTCTCCATCAGGCCCCTGACCGCTCCGGCATAGCCCTGCCCGTCCTCGACGATGGTCACTCCCTCGTGTTTTTCCAGAAATAGGCTGACCCCGTCAAACCCGTGCGTGATCACCGGCAGGTCGCAGGCCATCGCCTCGAGAATAGTGAGCGGGAGAAACAGCGTCGTCCCGGGCGGGAAGATATACCCGTCGGCCATCTGGTAGAGTTCTTCGATCCGCGCAAAATACCGGTGCCATACGATACATCCGGCCTGCCGCAACCGCTCGACAGCCCCAGGGTCCGCTCTGAACCTGGACCCCCCGGCGACCACCACCTGGCATGCAGGCACCTCTGCCTGGACCTGTTTAAGCACTGCAAGCCCGCGGTCAGGTTTCAGGTGGCCGACATGCAGGAGGACAAAACGGTCTTCTGGGAGACCATACTGCGCTCTCAGTGCCGCCTTCTGCGCCGGCGAGACCGGGGCAAACTTTGTGAGGTCGACCCCGTGTGGGAGATAGGCGGTCCGCATTCTGGCCCTGGCAAGGAGGTCGCCGGCCTGTCTGGACTGTGTCAGCACCAGGTCGGGCGCCAGGGGAGGACCCAGGCGCTGGAACCAGGGACTGCCAAGGAGCGAGAGTCCATGGGGATGGAGTGCCGAGAGCACACATGACGGGTGGCCCTGGCAGAGCGATCTGGCGGCACGCAACAGGATGAAACTGCGGACGGTCGGCGCCGAGATGCAGTGCA
This window encodes:
- a CDS encoding alkaline phosphatase family protein translates to MTRLLVLGIDSMDARLVDQFIDDLPALQAMKARSSPYSLHSVFPPDSDTAWASIHTGENPARHGVVHFVDPLEKTSIYLGNHLDSSLLRGRTFWDTAGAAGRRVCVVTPHIGFPVWPVHGAMVARSPANDQVETFPAPLDLGTEATGLLMPTRIPDSGPEYQTFLDRLGGVVDAEVACARHLLGSEPWDLFFWYSSALDFVQHIFWNFCDPADPTFPGEDNPYRHAIRDFYRRYDAAIGTLTAAAGDEMAVMVVSDHGHMMRPIRLVNVNEILRTAGFLAAREGAVTPFLRTGEKAKRAAADLVQRTGLRGTALRLLRRHPGIKDLYTTPTSIDFDRTVARCTDLSGIKAYNYGGILIERAHLQNGQDYDEARAAILSLLQAWTHPSTGDPVFEWVTTREALYAGEFIDRYPDILFKLKEGLGAGWEIEGPVISTSSTHSFYPGSHRGDTPVFFLSLPDPRRPARTHLGLMDISPTVLDILGVPGTGGDDGTSVFSPEEKGGT
- a CDS encoding adenylyl-sulfate kinase — protein: MRKGTIICFTGIDGSGKTTLARDLVEELQSRGIDAAYVYGRYQPVLLRPVMYLGRLFFFRDKDAFSNYGEYAGSKQQASRDHTVLATLYQRLALWEYTLQLLVQVSLPVAFRRRTLICDRYVMDTVLTDLAVDFQYSEEAIRSTIHRMLDRFPSPDLTFLIDLPEEVALARKTDTPSVEYLRERRHLYLRAAEAIDAVVLDGTRPLDEIRAAVIGHAGGGR
- a CDS encoding glycosyltransferase family 4 protein codes for the protein MKICLIGALSGDPDEGYRNVTGRLSHHLAPSHEVLPLDGQDVHTPGFWHRLRGFDPEVVHCISAPTVRSFILLRAARSLCQGHPSCVLSALHPHGLSLLGSPWFQRLGPPLAPDLVLTQSRQAGDLLARARMRTAYLPHGVDLTKFAPVSPAQKAALRAQYGLPEDRFVLLHVGHLKPDRGLAVLKQVQAEVPACQVVVAGGSRFRADPGAVERLRQAGCIVWHRYFARIEELYQMADGYIFPPGTTLFLPLTILEAMACDLPVITHGFDGVSLFLEKHEGVTIVEDGQGYAGAVRGLMERQEEHVGTRQMVLPYDWDLVAGEVSALYTGLREEMQ